The Streptomyces puniciscabiei genomic interval TTCCAGGCGGCCGCGCGCCGCCAGGCCGCGGCCCGTCCCGCCGGGCTCGGCAAGCGGTTCGCCGCCCGGCTGATCGACACCCTGGTCGTGGGCGCCGTGACGGCCGCCGCCGCCGTACCGCTCGGCACCAGGGCCGTCGACCACGTCCAGCAGAAGATCGACGCGGCCCGGCTGTCCGGCCACGAGGTCACCGTCTGGCTGCTCGACGGCACCACCGGCACCAGCCTCGGCATCGTGCTGGCCGTCCTGCTGCTCTTCGGTGTCGGGTACGAGGTGCTGCCGACCGCCAAGTGGGGCCGCACCCTCGGCAAGAAGCTGCTCGGTCTGGAGGTGCGGGACATCGAGGCGCACGAGCCCCCCACCTTCGGCCCGGCGCTGCGCCGCTGGCTGGTCTACAGCGTGCCCGGGCTGCTCGGCATCGGGATCGTGGGCGTGCTGTGGTGCCTGTTCGACCGGCCCTGGCACCAGTGCTGGCACGACAAGGCGGCGCACACCTTCGTCGCGGGCTGAGCGCGGGGCAGGGCCGCCGTCGGGACGGCCGCTGTCGGTACGGCCGTCACCCGGACGGCCGTACCCCGTAAGGCCGTCCGCCGGATGCGGAGCCGGGGCGTTCGCGGTCCACTCGGGCCATGAGCAGCGAACCGCCCCCCGGCTCCGGAGAGCAGCCACCCGAGGACGACCCGTTCAGGAAGCGGCCCCCGTCGGACCAGGGGTCGGGCTCGCCGTACGACACGCCGTACGGCGGCGGCCGGCAGCCCCCGCCCCCGGGCGGCGGGCAGCCCCCGGGCGGCGGTCAGCCACCCCCCTACGGGAGCGGCGAGCCCCCGCCGCCGTACGGCGGCGCCCAGCCCCCTCCCTACGGCGGCGAACCCCCTGGCGGAGCCGGCCCCCATGGAGGCGGCCCCTACGGCACGGGCCCTTACGGCACAGGTCCCTACGGCGCGGGAGCCGGCGGTTATCCCGCCGACCCGCTCGCCGGTATGCCGCCGCTCGCCGACAGCGGCAGGCGGACGCTCGCACGGATCGTCGACATGATCCTCGTCGGCATCGTCGTCTGGCTGCTCACCTGGGCGTTCGGGGTGCGCGAGTACCAGGTCAACGGCGATCACGTCGAGGTCGGCAAGTCCGTGGGACAGTCCTTCATCGCGGCCGTGCTCTACGTCGCGTACGACACGTTCATGATGACCCGGTACGGCCAGACCCTCGGCAAGAAGTGGCTCAGCATGCGGGTGGCGAACCTGGACAACGGCGCCACCCCCTCGGCGCAGACCAACCTGATCCGCGCCCTGGTGCTGTGGGTGCCGTTCGCCTTCTGCTGCGCGTGCATCTGGACGGCGATCTGCGGCGGCTGGAGCTACTTCGACCGGCCCTACAGACAGGGGCTGCACGACAAGGCGGCCAAGACGGTGGTGGTCAGCACCGGTTGAGCGACAGCCGTACACACGACAGCGGCGGGTCCGTGGGATTCACGGGCCCGCCGCTGCCGTGAGCGCGGTTCACAGGGCCGTCGACACCGGCTCCTGCTGAGGCGCGGGCTCGACGGATCCGGCCGGTGCCGCGGCCGGCGCCTCGGTCGTACGGGCCTTCGGCAGGGGCACCGTCATCGCCACGAGCAGCCCGAGGGCCAGCGCGCAGAGAGCGATGACGGTGATCCCGAGGCCCGAACTCGTCTGGGACAGCAGCAGCATGGCGAGCGTCGAGAAGATCACGGTGCACGAACCGTAAACGAGCTGTGCGGCGGTCGGACGAGGCATGGCGATCGTGTCCTAGGAAGTCTTCGGGGGATTCTTCGGATGGGCGTGCCATTCGACTCTCTTCGCGTGCATGCCCGAATGGGACGCCTGGTAAGCGTGACCTAACCCACGGTACTGGTGCACGGGGGGCGCACAGGAAGCACGGTCTTTGCAAAGCGGACGTCAACTCCGCCTAGTGCACGGGAAGTGGCCGAGTCAAGATCTGTTTTTTCTTCCCAACCTCTAGTCAAATGTCGTCACTTGACATGCGCCGAACAGGCGCAGGGGAGGAACTCAAGTGACCATCAGATCCTGGACGTTCAGGGCCGCCGCGATCGGGGTGACGCTCGCGACGGCCTCCGCGACGTTCGCCACCTTCGCCGTCGCGGAGGCGAGCACCCGGACCCGGTCCGCGGCCGTGAACCGGCACGACCCGGCCCCGGTGAAGCAGCGGGCGCACGACCTCGACGGCCCGCTCAGCAAGACCCAGGAGGCCCAGCGCCGGGAGGCGCTGGAGCAGCTCATATCGGGGAAGGCCAAGGCGCAGGAACACAACGGCTCCAAGGTCGTGGCTCTCAAGAGCCACAAGGGCAGGAGCAAGTACGTCGAGCTGAGCCGCGAGAAGACCGACAAGATCTTCACGATCCTGGTGGAGTTCGGGGACAGGACCGACCCCAAGTACGGCGGCACGGCCGGCCCGCTGCACAACAGCATCGCCGCGCCGGACCGCAAGAACGACAACTCCACGGCCTGGCAGAAGGACTACGACCGGAAGCACTACCAGGACCTCTACTTCGGCACCGGCAACAAGACCGAGTCGCTGAAGAAGTACTACGAGAAGCAGTCCTCGGGCCGCTACTCGGTCGACGGTGAGGTCACCGACTGGGTCAAGGTCCCCTACAACGAGGCCCGTTACGGCAACAACGCCTGCGGCCAGACCAACTGCCCCAGCGTGTGGAACGTGGTCAGCGACGGGCTGAACGCCTGGGTGGCGCAGGCGAAGGCGGCCGGCAGGACCGACGCCGACATCAAGAAGGACCTCGCCCGGTACGACCAGTGGGACCGCTACGACTACGACCACGACGGCAACTTCAACGAGCCCGACGGCTACGTCGACCACTTCCAGATCGTGCACGCCGGTGAGGACGAGTCCGCGGGCGGCGGCGCGCAGGGCAAGGACGCGATCTGGGCCCACCGCTGGTACGCCTTCGGCACGGACGCGGGCGCGACCGGCCCCGCGAACAACAAGCTGGGCGGCGCCCAGGTCGGCGACACCGGCGTCTGGGTCGGCGACTACACCATCCAGCCGGAGAACGGCGGCCTCGGCGTCTTCGCCCACGAGTACGGCCACGACCTCGGCCTGCCCGACGAGTACGACACCGCCGGCGGCGACAACTCCACCGGCTTCTGGACCCTGATGTCCTCCGGCTCCTGGCTCGGCACCGGCAAGGAGTCCATCGGCGACCTGCCGGGCGACATGAACGCCTGGGACAAGCTGCAGCTCGGCTGGCTCAACTACGACACCGCCAAGGCCGGCACGCAGTCCACGCACAAGCTGGGCGTCGCCGAGTACAACACCTGGAACAAGCAGGCCCTCGTGGTCAACCTGCCGGACGAGGCGGTCACCACCACGATCACCCAGCCCGGGCAGGGCTCGACCCAGTGGTGGAGCGGCAGCGGCAACGACCTGAAGAACACGCTCACCCGGTCCGTGGACCTCACCGGCAAGACGTCGGCGAAGCTGGACCTGGACGGCTGGTGGGCCACCGAGGACGGCTACGACTACGTCTACACCGAGGTGTCGACCGACGGCGGCGCCAACTGGAGCGCCCTGGACGGCACGGCGGACGGTCAGGCCATCCCGCGTGACGGCAGCGGCAAGCCGGCGCTGACCGGCTTCTCGCAGACCCACAAGAAGCTGTCGTACGCGCTGGACGCCTACGCGGGCAAGAAGATCGACCTGCGCTTCCGCTACGCCACCGACGGCGGTGTCGCGGAGAACGGCTTCACGGCCGACGAGATCACTCTGACCGCCGACGGCACGCCGGTCTTCTCGGACAACGCCGAGTCCCAGGACGCGGGTTGGACCGCGAACGGCTTCTCCCGCATCGGCGCGTCCTTCACCAAGGACTACAAGCAGTACTACATCGCCGAGAACCGGCAGTACGTGTCGTACGACAAGACCCTCAAGACCGGCCCGTACAACTTCGGTTCGGCCAAGCGGCCCGACCGGGTGGAGCACTACCCGTACCAGAACGGCCTGTTGATCTGGAAGTGGGACACCTCCCAGGCGGACAACAACACCAACAGCACCAACGGCCACCCCGGTTCCGGTCTGATCCTGCCGGTCGACTCGCACCCGACGGCGCTGAAGTGGTCCGACGGCACGCTGATGCGCAACCGCATGCAGGCGTACGACTCCCCGTTCAGCCTGTACGGCACGGACGGCATCACGCTGCACAAGGCGGACGCCCCGACGGTGATCAAGGCCTCGAAGGGTGTCCCGGTCTTCAACGACCACACCAGCACCTACTACGACCCGTCGAACCCGACCGGGGGCGTGCGGGTCACTGACACCAACACCGAGATCACGATCGTCAAGGAGGCCAAGAACGGCTCGACGATCTTCCTCAAGGTCGGCCCCGCGGTGAAGTAGTCGGCATTTCCGCAGGTCAGACGCGTATCGGCGGCAACCCCTTGGCGGGTTGCCGCCGATCGTGTTTAGGTGCGTCCTGTGGACCGCTTATTGACACCGACCGAAACGGGGATGTGACCGCATGGCCGCTGGAGGCTTCTGCAAGCTGCCGAACGGCACGGTGGTGGTCGCACTGAACCTGCCCTACGACACCGCCGGCGTCCGGGTGCTCGTGCACGCCCAGAACCGCGCCCGAGCCCTGACCAGGCTCCGCAACCTGGGGTTCCGCGCGATCTACCTCCGGGGGAACGCCGCACCTCCGACGCCGGACGAGATCACGGCCGTGCTGCACCACCCCGACGGCCTGATATGGCGCACGGCACCGGCCGACAACGGTGTCATGGTGAACGAGCTCTGGCACCCGATCCGGGCGCTGCTGCGCAGGTCGGCGGTGGTTCAGTGACCCCGACAGGGTCTAACCGCTGACCACGGGCTTGCCCGTCAGCTCCACGCCCGCCTCGCGGAGCTCCTCCAGGGCCCGGTCCGTCGTCTCGGGAGCCACCCCGGCCGTCAGGTCCAGCAGGACCTGGGTGCGGAAGCCCTCCCTGACGGCGTCCAGCGCGGTGGCGCGTACGCAGTGGTCCGTGGCTATGCCGACCACGTCGACCTCGTCGATGTGGCGGGCGCGGAGCCAGTCGGCCAGGGAGGTGCCGTTCTCGTCCTGGCCCTCGAAGCCGCTGTACGCCGCCGAGTAGGCGCCCTTGTCGAAGACCGCGTCGACCGCACCGGAGGCGACGGCGGGGGCGAAGTTGGGGTGGAAGCCCACCCCCTCCGTGCCCGCGACGCAGTGCGCGGGCCAGGAGTGGACGAAGTCGGGGTTGTCGGCGAAGTGGCCGCCGGGCGCGATGTGGTGGTCCCGGGTGGCCACCACATGGCGGTATCCGGTGCCCGCCGCCTGGCCGATCAGCTCGGTGATGGCGGCGGCCACGTCCGCGCCCCCGGCCACCGCGAGGCTGCCCCCCTCGCAGAAGTCGTTCTGCACATCTACGACGATCAAGGCGCGGCGCATGGCGGTTGTCCTTCGACTGAGGATTAAGTAACTGAGCCTAGAGAGTTACGGCCCCGTAGGGGAGAGGGCGTGGGCAGGGCGAACGGTGATTCCGCCTTTAGCTACCCGAGCGTCCGACGACGTACTCCGTCGGAATGACGGGTTCCCCTCGGGAGAGCTGGGTCGCCGAGAGGGGGAGGTTCGCCCGGGCGGCGATGTGCCGGTCCCGCGGCACGTCCAGGGGCTCGCGGGCGACGACGTCCCCGCCCTTGATCAGCTGCACCAGCAGCTGCCGGTCGGCGAGCTCCGCCGGGACCGGTCCGGTGCCCACGACCTCGGCCTCCGCCACCCCGTCCGCGTCCAGTCGGCGCGCCGCCCACTTGCGGCCCCCGACGGAGGTCTTGCCGCCGCTGGACTTCTTCGCGACCGGCACCAGCGGCGCCTGCGGGTCGCCGGACTCGGCGCGCGCGACCAGCTTGTAGACCATCGAGCAGGTCGGGTGCCCGGAGCCGGTCACCAGCTGGGTGCCGACGCCGTACGCGTCCACCGGAGCGGCGGCCAGGGAGGCGATGGCGTACTCGTCCAGGTCGGAGGTGACGACGATCCTGGTGCCGGTGGCACCCAGCTCGTCCAGCTGCTGGCGCACCCGGTGGGCGACGAGCAGCAGGTCGCCGGAGTCGATGCGGACCGCGCCCAGCTCGGGACCGGCCACCTCCACCGCCGTACGGACGGCCTCGGCGACGTCGTAGGTGTCCACCAGCAGGGTGGTGCCCCGGCCGAGGGTGTCGACCTGGGCCTGGAAGGCGTCCCGCTCGCGGTCGTGCAGCAGGGTGAAGGCGTGCGCGGAGGTACCGACGGTCGGGATGCCGTAGCGGAAGCCCGCCGCCAGGTCGGAGGTGGTCGCGAAGCCGCCGACGTACGCGGCGCGGCTCGCGGCGACGGCCGCCAGCTCGTGGGTGCGGCGGGCGCCCATCTCGATCAGCGGGCGCTCCCCGGCGGCGGAGGCCATCCGGGAGGCGGCCGCGGCGATCGCGGAGTCGTGGTTGAGGATGGAGAGGATCACCGTCTCCAGCAGCACGCACTCGGCGAAGCTGCCCTCGACGCGCATGATCGGCGAGCCGGGGAAGTAGACCTCGCCCTCGGGGTAGCCCCAGACGTCCCCGCCGAAGCGGTAGCCGGCGAGCCACCTCAGGGTCTCCTCGTCGACGATCTTCCGCTCGCCCAGGAAGCCGAGGACGCCCGCGTCGAAGCGGAAGTTCTCCACCGCGTCCAGCACCCGCCCGGTGCCCGCCACCACGCCATAGCGCCGCCCGTCCGGCAGCCGCCGGGTGAAGACCTCGAAGACGCTCCGCCGTTCGGCCGTACCGGCCCTCAGAGCGGCCTGCAGCATCGTCAGCTCGTACTGGTCCGTGAAGAGCGCCGTCGAGGGAACATCCACCGGCAGCCCAAGGTCCGCTGTGTTCATGGCAACCGATCGTACTCCCTTTTCGTCGGTGTGACGATTTCCGGGCCCCGTGGCAGCATGGGCAATGTGACGTCACCCGCGCCCGTAGAGATCGAACGCACCGAGTCGGCGGAGGAGGTCTTCGCCGTACCCGAGCCCGACGTCCCCTGGGTCACGATCGTGCACAACGACCCGGTCAACCTCATGAGCTATGTGACGTACGTGTTCCAGACGTACTTCGGGTACTCCAAGGACAAGGCCACCAAGCTCATGCTCGACGTCCACCACAAGGGCCGGGCGGTCGTCTCCAGCGGGACCCGCGAGGAGATGGAGCGCGACGTGCAGGCGATGCACGGCTACGGCCTGTGGGCCACCCTCCAGCAGGACCGGAAGTGACCCGCCCCCGCCCGCAGGACCGGAAGTAGCGAACTCATTTACATGCCCGGACATTTCGAACCGCTCCCCGGCGGCGGCGCGGCCGTCGCACTCGACGACGTCGAGATCTCCATCATCCGGTCGCTGGCCGTCCAGCTGCTGGAGCTCATCGGCCCCGGGCCGGGCGCCGACAGTCCGAAGGACCCGCTCGCCGAGCTGTTCGCGGAGGGCCCGAGCGAGCCGCCCGCCGACCCGGTGCTCAGGAGGCTCTTCCCGGACGCCTACAGCGACCCGGAGCACGCTCCCGCCTCGCCCGCCGAGGCCGAGGAGTGGCGGGCCCACTCCGCCGAGTTCCGCCGGTACACCGAGAACGACCTGCGCGCCGGCAAACGCGAGAACGCGCTCGCGGTCATCCGTGCCCTGGACGCGCTCGCCCCGGTGGACGAGGGCGGGGCGGTGCTGAAGCTGGCGCCGGAGGAGTCCCGGCAGTGGCTCGGCGCCCTCAACGACCTGCGACTCGCGATCGGCTCCCGGCTGGAGATCACCGACGAGGACGACACCGACCTGCTCTACCGGCTCCCGGACGAGGACCCGCGCAAGCCGATGGTGATGGCCTATCTGTGGCTCGGCGGACTCCAGGAGACCTTGGTCAACACACTTATGGCGTAGTACAGGGCATTTTACGGTGCACGGGTGTTCGCTCAGCGGACGCTCAAATCCGGATAACGATCCCGTCACCGTTGCGGCCTGGTTTGCCGCTTTCGAGCGCTCTTTGTCCCCTTTTCCCTGTGTGATGCGCCACACCATGCCCCCGTGATCAATATTGCGGCCGTGATAAATCTTCACGACCGCCCGGCCCACACCACCCTTGTGCGGCCGGGTGCGCCACCGAGCCGACGACCGTCGGCCAGGCACGAGCGGGCCCGGAGAGGCTCCGCTCAGCTCCATCAATCCGGGGGGATCGAAACCCGATCCGAGGCCGACGAAGGCCCGGGTCGGCATGGAGAAAGGCGCACCAACACATGACCTCATCGCGGGTCGACCAGCTTCACGACGGCAATGAGGCCGCGCGGGTCGCGGACAGCGAGGGCGGCGAGGGCTACCAGCGCGGGCTCGGCTCCCGCCAGATCCAGATGATCGCCATCGGCGGTGCCATCGGCACCGGCCTGTTCCTCGGCGCGGGCAAGGGCATTTCCAAGGCCGGCCCCAGCCTGATCCTGGCCTACGCCGTCGCGGGCCTCGTCATCTTCCTGATCATGCGGGCGCTCGGCGAACTCCTGATGTACCGCCCGGTCTCGGGCTCGTTCTCGGAGTACGCGCGCGAGTTCATCGGC includes:
- a CDS encoding RDD family protein, which codes for MSSEPPPGSGEQPPEDDPFRKRPPSDQGSGSPYDTPYGGGRQPPPPGGGQPPGGGQPPPYGSGEPPPPYGGAQPPPYGGEPPGGAGPHGGGPYGTGPYGTGPYGAGAGGYPADPLAGMPPLADSGRRTLARIVDMILVGIVVWLLTWAFGVREYQVNGDHVEVGKSVGQSFIAAVLYVAYDTFMMTRYGQTLGKKWLSMRVANLDNGATPSAQTNLIRALVLWVPFAFCCACIWTAICGGWSYFDRPYRQGLHDKAAKTVVVSTG
- a CDS encoding immune inhibitor A domain-containing protein — translated: MTIRSWTFRAAAIGVTLATASATFATFAVAEASTRTRSAAVNRHDPAPVKQRAHDLDGPLSKTQEAQRREALEQLISGKAKAQEHNGSKVVALKSHKGRSKYVELSREKTDKIFTILVEFGDRTDPKYGGTAGPLHNSIAAPDRKNDNSTAWQKDYDRKHYQDLYFGTGNKTESLKKYYEKQSSGRYSVDGEVTDWVKVPYNEARYGNNACGQTNCPSVWNVVSDGLNAWVAQAKAAGRTDADIKKDLARYDQWDRYDYDHDGNFNEPDGYVDHFQIVHAGEDESAGGGAQGKDAIWAHRWYAFGTDAGATGPANNKLGGAQVGDTGVWVGDYTIQPENGGLGVFAHEYGHDLGLPDEYDTAGGDNSTGFWTLMSSGSWLGTGKESIGDLPGDMNAWDKLQLGWLNYDTAKAGTQSTHKLGVAEYNTWNKQALVVNLPDEAVTTTITQPGQGSTQWWSGSGNDLKNTLTRSVDLTGKTSAKLDLDGWWATEDGYDYVYTEVSTDGGANWSALDGTADGQAIPRDGSGKPALTGFSQTHKKLSYALDAYAGKKIDLRFRYATDGGVAENGFTADEITLTADGTPVFSDNAESQDAGWTANGFSRIGASFTKDYKQYYIAENRQYVSYDKTLKTGPYNFGSAKRPDRVEHYPYQNGLLIWKWDTSQADNNTNSTNGHPGSGLILPVDSHPTALKWSDGTLMRNRMQAYDSPFSLYGTDGITLHKADAPTVIKASKGVPVFNDHTSTYYDPSNPTGGVRVTDTNTEITIVKEAKNGSTIFLKVGPAVK
- a CDS encoding nicotinamidase; this encodes MRRALIVVDVQNDFCEGGSLAVAGGADVAAAITELIGQAAGTGYRHVVATRDHHIAPGGHFADNPDFVHSWPAHCVAGTEGVGFHPNFAPAVASGAVDAVFDKGAYSAAYSGFEGQDENGTSLADWLRARHIDEVDVVGIATDHCVRATALDAVREGFRTQVLLDLTAGVAPETTDRALEELREAGVELTGKPVVSG
- a CDS encoding nicotinate phosphoribosyltransferase, with product MNTADLGLPVDVPSTALFTDQYELTMLQAALRAGTAERRSVFEVFTRRLPDGRRYGVVAGTGRVLDAVENFRFDAGVLGFLGERKIVDEETLRWLAGYRFGGDVWGYPEGEVYFPGSPIMRVEGSFAECVLLETVILSILNHDSAIAAAASRMASAAGERPLIEMGARRTHELAAVAASRAAYVGGFATTSDLAAGFRYGIPTVGTSAHAFTLLHDRERDAFQAQVDTLGRGTTLLVDTYDVAEAVRTAVEVAGPELGAVRIDSGDLLLVAHRVRQQLDELGATGTRIVVTSDLDEYAIASLAAAPVDAYGVGTQLVTGSGHPTCSMVYKLVARAESGDPQAPLVPVAKKSSGGKTSVGGRKWAARRLDADGVAEAEVVGTGPVPAELADRQLLVQLIKGGDVVAREPLDVPRDRHIAARANLPLSATQLSRGEPVIPTEYVVGRSGS
- the clpS gene encoding ATP-dependent Clp protease adapter ClpS; amino-acid sequence: MGNVTSPAPVEIERTESAEEVFAVPEPDVPWVTIVHNDPVNLMSYVTYVFQTYFGYSKDKATKLMLDVHHKGRAVVSSGTREEMERDVQAMHGYGLWATLQQDRK
- a CDS encoding DUF2017 domain-containing protein gives rise to the protein MPGHFEPLPGGGAAVALDDVEISIIRSLAVQLLELIGPGPGADSPKDPLAELFAEGPSEPPADPVLRRLFPDAYSDPEHAPASPAEAEEWRAHSAEFRRYTENDLRAGKRENALAVIRALDALAPVDEGGAVLKLAPEESRQWLGALNDLRLAIGSRLEITDEDDTDLLYRLPDEDPRKPMVMAYLWLGGLQETLVNTLMA